Part of the Lucilia cuprina isolate Lc7/37 chromosome 5, ASM2204524v1, whole genome shotgun sequence genome is shown below.
atCAGTTAGCTTTAGATGTACCAATATACATagcttttaaactaaaactaaccacatattttgtttgttttcatccTCTTAGTTTTCAACTCAGTTTAGATTTGTTGGATTATCTAGAGGATTTACTACATTTGCAACGTGTCATATTTGCCAACATGGAGCAACATCAAATCTTGGCAGCATCTAAAAAAGGCAAGTGCCGTTTGGCATCTCTTGTCACCATAATTGCCGAATGTAATTTACTATATCAGCATTCTATTACGATTTTACGTTTGCTGCATTTACAATTATCCCCAGATGATATTTCCGGCTTTAGCAAACGTTTcgatgaaatatttaaagaattgaaattgttttatgaaCATGTGCGCACTATGCAATTGCCATGGAATGATTTTTTGGAAATACCAAAATTACCAGTGATGCAACCTAATTTGTATACATTAACAGAAATCCAACAAGAACCAAGTGCACCTATGATATGTGATTTGGAATAATAACTAAGTAGATTTAAGACAagtaatagtattttttttttggtcatatttgtattgtatgattgtatttatgtttaagGCTGAAAAAGAGATTTGTATGTGATTTtacactaaaataaattttattataaggtATTTTTCTATGATTTCATTGTATTTAAGTTTGCACTATTGTCCAAggtataaaatttattccaaactgaaaactatagtctagacgatATATCATATAGACAATATAGACAATAATCCATAAACTAGAGTTAAGACTACGAACACTAGtgaaaactatagattatagtctagattattgtCTTAATTCTGGACTAAAGTAGTTGAGACTTTATAACActcaatagactatagtcaattccagattatagactatagactaaagtccagactatagactgtagtccagactatagactaaagtctcgactatagactacagtccagagtATTGGCTACAATCCAGACtagagtccagactaaagtccagactaaagtccagactatagattatagtccagactatagactaaagtctagactatagtattgtgtggactattgtctagactctagtctgaattatagccaatactctggactgtagtctatattcagtactatagtctatagtccagactatagactatattccagcctatagactagagtccagataatagactagagtccacactatatactatagtccagactatattagtccagactatagactacagtccaagGTATTGGCTTtaatccagactaaagtctagactatagactatagtccagataatagactatattccagactatagactatagtctggaatatagtatatagtctggactatagactatagtactgaatatagactacagtccagagtattggctataattcagactagagtctagacaatagtccagacaatagactatattccagactatagattatagtccagacaatagactagagtccagactatatactatagtccagactatatactatagtccagactatagactataatccacactatagactatagtccagaatataaactatagtccagtctttaggatatagtccagactataaactatattccagactataaactatagtctagactatagtccagcttatagactataatccatactatagactatgtcCTGACTATAGCccacactatagactgtagttcagactatagactatagcccagattgTTGCCTACAGTCaggacaatagtctatagtctgtactattgtctatagtctggactatagtatatagtctggattatagtctatattctgaactatagactatagtatataatctggactatagtctatagtctagactttagtctatagactggactctagtctggattatagccaatactctggactgtagtctatattctgtactatagtctatagtctggactatagtctatactctggactgtagtctatattctgtactatagtctataatttggagtatagtctatattctgtactatagtctatattttgtactatagtctatagtctggactatagtctatggtctgaactatagtctatagtctggactatagtctatagtctggactatattctgaaCTGTAATCAGTACTGTATTCTATATTCTAAACAATAACATATCTATAGTCTGCTCTGCACTGTAGTCTTAagtgtgaactatagtctatttatagtccagactattggcTATAGACTTTAAATGCCATCTGGTGGTGTACACATAATAATCATGTTACATTTTCCTTTTACATTTCTTGACAAAAACACTTATCATCAAACAATTTGGTAGAAAGTGTAAGTTTCACACAACATTGATGCATAGacacaattaaaataataaaacaacttttattgtttaaaattcttaaaatgtttttcgcaaaacaaataacataaagaaaaaaaccttaTAAGTGTgtataacaattataaatagaaaatttattactcTTAATCATCTGCaagacaagaaaacaaaaaacacacacattcaACTTTAGATATTTGCACAATTATCTTTCTAAACTACAATACAATAAAGCCGGCGTTACATGCCATCTTTATAGATGGTCTCCAACGTACAGATTTAGCAGAAAAAGTTTGTataaatgtaaagaaataaatgaGTCTATTGAGGTAGTAAGCACGTGACAATATGGtcccagaaaaaaaaactaacaaaaaagacttggaaatctttttataaaaacttaacaatACTCGTAGCATCAACATGATACTTGCTATAGTGCTACTACTTACTATTGCTGGCAACAGGTTCCGATAGAAATAATTGAACAAAacatttcattcattaaaattgtaacgacttgttgttggtttatttattgtaaattttctcGCATGCTCAAATGATTGGCAGTAGTATGCGGCtaagaaaatgaaatacaagaaacaaatttatatgataaatttttttttagcctGCCGATCAATATTTAAACTGGTTGCTAATAAACACACAATGAATTTATGGCTAAAAATGaaggaaaaaacaacaacaataacaaagcaCATAAAATAAAGATGCAACCATAATGGCTTTATCGAATTGATCAAATCTCATCATCATCCATCCGTATGATCTCACCAATTTTCTACTAGTATGTAGAAATAGAATTTACAAATGTATTTAGTTGTTAAAGACAAAAGTCCAAAGTTTTTCTTAGGCAAATTATTTGCTTAATATTTAAGGGCAGATCAATATAGATATCTGAAGAATATCGAtacaattattacaaaaataactatTCAGTCAGTTTCTAACTTAATCTGTTCTGAATTCTTAACTCTCCTATACTACTACattttcctttaaacatttGTAGCATCATTTATTAAGCTTGacatttctttagttttgttttagcaCCAATCATAGTTTTGTAACTGGTTACTTAAGTTATTTAACTTGAATAAACAAGTACATGTGTACTCAT
Proteins encoded:
- the LOC124420443 gene encoding huntingtin-interacting protein 1-like isoform X3 — its product is MHKTLHDGPVNVLQHSMLYCQKLKLCAQYWSAKNDAMSPCIAWYCKVLYRKLFFHQTYMHFAGNLQIHYDELLLRDLDICFQLSLDLLDYLEDLLHLQRVIFANMEQHQILAASKKGKCRLASLVTIIAECNLLYQHSITILRLLHLQLSPDDISGFSKRFDEIFKELKLFYEHVRTMQLPWNDFLEIPKLPVMQPNLYTLTEIQQEPSAPMICDLE